A genomic segment from Chlorogloeopsis sp. ULAP01 encodes:
- a CDS encoding DUF2808 domain-containing protein, translating into MKKLIYVGTFTLAIASLFSPAWASGKPGNFNASHLVKTAAYPNDTTAVDATHKFEVHVQGEPLAELRIDLPEGVRINDGIEVKNQSGEKVSTTVSINDGKATLAFSQPVKPETKLSVFMRGVNTPRYEPGYTATWQYRVYAKKVGLNGEIPLGLAQIQTYPL; encoded by the coding sequence ATGAAAAAACTAATTTATGTAGGTACTTTTACCTTGGCGATTGCTTCTTTATTTTCCCCCGCTTGGGCAAGTGGAAAGCCAGGCAATTTTAATGCTTCTCATTTGGTCAAAACTGCTGCTTATCCTAATGATACTACTGCTGTAGATGCTACTCATAAGTTTGAAGTTCATGTTCAGGGAGAACCATTGGCAGAACTAAGAATTGATTTACCAGAGGGGGTAAGAATTAATGACGGAATTGAGGTAAAAAATCAATCTGGTGAAAAAGTTTCAACAACGGTTTCTATTAACGATGGAAAAGCGACACTAGCTTTCTCGCAACCAGTAAAGCCTGAGACAAAGCTATCAGTTTTTATGAGAGGAGTTAATACTCCAAGATATGAACCAGGATATACTGCTACTTGGCAATACCGAGTCTACGCTAAGAAAGTTGGATTGAATGGAGAAATTCCACTTGGTCTAGCTCAGATTCAGACTTATCCTCTTTAG
- a CDS encoding DUF2808 domain-containing protein, whose product MRNLIYISAAFFIIAAFIPAAYANKNIGNSNVSHLESGVAYPSSVGFQGATHEFKVHVQGQPLKELVINLPEFLSISKGTEVKNQSGEKIDAQVSVSNRTATVIFSQPVEPQTTLLVELQGVNTSIRNHIWLYQVYGKMPNLTAQIPLGTVRIQTYGR is encoded by the coding sequence ATGAGGAATTTAATTTATATAAGTGCAGCATTTTTTATAATAGCTGCTTTCATTCCAGCTGCTTATGCCAACAAAAACATAGGCAATTCTAATGTTTCTCATCTTGAGAGTGGCGTTGCATATCCGAGCAGTGTTGGGTTTCAAGGCGCTACGCATGAGTTTAAGGTTCATGTTCAAGGGCAACCCTTAAAAGAACTAGTTATTAATTTGCCAGAGTTCTTAAGCATTAGTAAGGGAACTGAGGTAAAGAATCAATCTGGTGAAAAGATTGATGCTCAAGTTTCTGTTAGTAACCGCACGGCTACAGTTATTTTTTCCCAACCTGTGGAACCGCAAACAACATTATTAGTTGAGCTGCAAGGCGTTAATACATCAATTCGTAACCATATTTGGCTGTACCAAGTCTATGGCAAAATGCCTAACCTAACAGCACAAATTCCTCTCGGTACAGTTCGGATTCAAACCTACGGTCGTTAA
- a CDS encoding DUF2808 domain-containing protein, with protein MNKLLKYSVTLVLTSMAMLSPSYATANTDDGTVPHIDGNVQFPPTRWRIVRHTIRVHVPKNSKALTELSINAPDTITISSDIKNIKIVDEKEQKINANISVDGRNIQIAFAEPVAPNTKFNVELKNVKRRFLGNAYIYQISAKYVESDAETPIGVAQFHLYY; from the coding sequence ATGAATAAATTACTGAAATATAGCGTTACTTTGGTTTTGACTAGCATGGCTATGTTATCTCCTAGTTATGCAACTGCTAATACAGATGATGGGACAGTTCCTCATATTGATGGAAATGTACAATTTCCGCCTACGCGCTGGCGGATTGTTAGACATACTATTCGAGTACACGTTCCCAAAAATAGTAAAGCTCTTACCGAATTAAGTATTAACGCTCCTGATACCATAACTATCAGTAGTGATATCAAAAATATCAAGATTGTGGATGAAAAAGAACAAAAAATTAATGCAAATATTTCTGTTGATGGTAGAAACATACAAATAGCGTTCGCTGAACCAGTTGCTCCTAACACCAAGTTTAATGTTGAACTAAAAAATGTCAAAAGACGATTTTTGGGGAATGCTTATATCTATCAAATATCAGCAAAATATGTTGAGAGTGATGCAGAAACACCTATAGGTGTAGCTCAGTTTCACCTCTATTATTAA